From the Bacteroidota bacterium genome, one window contains:
- a CDS encoding DEAD/DEAH box helicase: MEAPEKYFGKQLYAYQEKAIEEIFKRLKDHPVRHNLLYQLPTGGGKTVIFSEIARRYIAETGKKVLILTHRVELCGQTHQMLNEFGVTNMIISREVKELPVPNEFMCFVAMVETLNNRLRDKILDLDNIGLMIVDEAHYNSFGKLFKFYEKGVILGVTATPLSSNINLPMKDNYDELIVGESISSLIQMGFLAKATTYSYHVGLTSLKVGMNGDYTVSSSERLYNNHAMQDKLLSAYKEQSLGKKTLIFNNGIATSQYVYATFHEAGFKIRHLDNTHTPKERREILQWFREKPDAILTSVSILTTGFDEPTVESIILNRATKSLTLYFQMIGRGSRVLPNKTEFTVIDLGNNLSRFGLWDAEVDWYRIFRNPEAYLAGLWSDEEIEKHYKYVMPDELRARFSKSENIDFDIKAEHQRVMKDGLRPKVVIERSIEQHIRICQENSNDLEEAVSLSDLLREEIEYRVRVFTHCLSKTSESYVKWLQEDYKRKLKASLLRNSEHHMDENYDDSLDEGEL; encoded by the coding sequence ATAGAAGCACCCGAAAAGTACTTCGGTAAGCAATTGTATGCTTATCAGGAAAAAGCTATTGAAGAAATTTTCAAGAGGCTCAAGGACCATCCTGTCAGGCACAACCTCTTGTACCAGCTGCCAACCGGCGGTGGTAAAACGGTTATTTTTTCTGAAATCGCAAGAAGATACATCGCGGAGACCGGAAAAAAGGTTCTGATCCTGACCCATCGTGTAGAATTGTGCGGACAGACGCATCAGATGCTGAATGAATTTGGCGTCACGAATATGATCATCAGTCGGGAGGTAAAGGAATTACCAGTCCCGAATGAATTCATGTGTTTTGTAGCGATGGTGGAAACCCTGAACAACCGGTTGCGCGATAAAATTCTGGATCTGGACAATATCGGGCTGATGATTGTCGATGAAGCACATTACAATTCTTTCGGAAAGTTGTTCAAGTTTTACGAAAAGGGTGTCATTCTTGGTGTGACAGCGACTCCATTGAGTTCCAACATCAATCTTCCGATGAAGGACAATTACGATGAGTTGATTGTAGGTGAATCCATTTCATCCCTCATTCAAATGGGTTTTCTCGCTAAAGCGACTACATATAGTTACCATGTCGGTCTGACCTCACTGAAAGTTGGAATGAATGGTGATTACACAGTGAGTTCTTCCGAGCGATTGTACAACAATCACGCGATGCAGGATAAACTGCTCAGTGCATACAAGGAGCAAAGCCTGGGTAAAAAGACACTTATTTTCAATAACGGTATCGCGACATCACAGTATGTATATGCAACATTTCATGAAGCCGGTTTTAAAATCAGGCATCTTGACAATACACATACACCGAAAGAACGAAGAGAAATATTGCAATGGTTTCGCGAAAAACCTGACGCGATTTTAACTTCGGTGAGTATTCTCACAACAGGTTTTGATGAACCGACTGTGGAGAGCATTATTCTGAACAGAGCGACAAAATCACTCACACTGTATTTCCAGATGATTGGTCGTGGTTCACGTGTACTTCCAAACAAAACCGAATTTACGGTTATTGACCTTGGCAATAACCTGAGCCGTTTTGGGTTGTGGGATGCTGAAGTCGACTGGTATAGAATCTTCAGAAATCCGGAGGCGTATCTTGCCGGACTTTGGAGTGACGAAGAAATTGAGAAGCATTACAAATATGTGATGCCTGATGAATTGCGGGCAAGGTTCAGCAAATCTGAAAATATAGATTTTGATATCAAGGCAGAACATCAGCGTGTGATGAAGGATGGCCTTCGTCCAAAAGTTGTAATCGAACGTTCGATCGAACAACATATCCGCATTTGCCAGGAAAACAGTAATGATCTTGAAGAAGCTGTTTCGCTTTCCGATCTGCTCCGCGAAGAGATTGAATACCGTGTACGGGTGTTTACCCATTGCCTGAGCAAGACTTCCGAAAGTTATGTGAAGTGGCTGCAGGAAGACTACAAACGAAAACTCAAAGCCAGTCTGCTTCGGAATTCAGAACATCATATGGACGAAAATTATGATGATAGTCTGGATGAAGGTGAATTATAA
- a CDS encoding phytanoyl-CoA dioxygenase family protein, protein MNSLLSKFQQDGFLVLKDFNTAEECDALMHRAESLSRNYNLEGHPSVFQTTNQSASTDNYFLNSGTNISFFFEKDAFDEDKKLKTDVFKSLNKIGHAMHDLDPVFNSFSRSPQLKKLAEELGMQDYVIIQSMVIFKHARIGGVVDVHQDSTFLYTEPDSCIGFWFALEDATIENGCLWAKPGGHKTSLRSRFRRKEEGGTEMLMLDPEEFSLEGMIPLEVKKGTCIVLHGLLPHYSKPNTSGRSRQAYSIHTINKHVNYPADNWLFRDINELMGF, encoded by the coding sequence ATGAATTCACTATTATCAAAATTTCAGCAGGATGGTTTTTTAGTGCTGAAAGATTTTAATACTGCTGAAGAATGTGATGCATTGATGCATCGTGCTGAATCGCTTTCGAGAAACTACAATTTAGAAGGTCATCCTTCTGTTTTTCAAACCACCAACCAATCCGCATCAACCGATAATTATTTTCTGAATTCAGGAACAAACATTTCTTTTTTCTTTGAAAAGGACGCGTTTGATGAAGACAAAAAACTCAAAACCGATGTATTTAAATCTTTGAACAAAATCGGGCATGCGATGCATGATCTGGATCCTGTGTTTAATTCTTTTTCACGATCACCGCAATTGAAAAAATTAGCGGAAGAATTGGGAATGCAGGATTACGTGATCATCCAGAGTATGGTTATCTTCAAACATGCCAGGATTGGCGGTGTGGTGGATGTGCATCAGGATTCAACTTTTCTGTATACTGAACCTGACAGTTGCATTGGTTTTTGGTTTGCGCTTGAAGACGCTACAATTGAGAATGGTTGTTTGTGGGCAAAACCCGGTGGTCATAAAACATCCCTGAGATCGAGATTTCGTCGGAAGGAAGAAGGAGGTACAGAAATGCTCATGCTTGATCCGGAAGAATTCTCTCTTGAAGGAATGATTCCTTTGGAAGTAAAAAAAGGAACCTGCATTGTATTGCACGGATTACTTCCACATTACAGCAAACCCAATACCAGCGGGCGATCCAGACAGGCCTACTCTATTCACACTATCAATAAGCACGTGAATTATCCTGCAGACAACTGGCTTTTTAGGGATATTAATGAATTGATGGGGTTTTGA
- a CDS encoding polyisoprenoid-binding protein, producing MEHQTKWVLDPLHSELVFRVKHLMITSIRGEFRKFDVVLCSRGSDFSDASMNAVIEADSVFTNNDERDGHLRSADFFDAQNFKQLKFKGTSFEKLDDENYKLNGLLTIKGISKEVFLEVEFGGIKTDPDGNEKAGFSVAGKINRKDWGLSWNAALQAGGVLVSDDVKMNAEMQFIKLA from the coding sequence ATGGAACATCAAACAAAATGGGTTTTGGATCCATTGCATAGTGAACTTGTTTTTAGAGTGAAGCACCTGATGATTACAAGTATCAGGGGAGAATTCAGAAAATTTGATGTTGTACTTTGTTCCCGTGGTTCTGATTTTAGTGATGCTTCCATGAATGCTGTTATTGAAGCGGATTCAGTTTTTACAAATAATGACGAAAGAGATGGTCATTTGCGAAGCGCGGATTTCTTTGATGCTCAAAATTTCAAGCAATTGAAATTCAAAGGAACTTCTTTTGAGAAATTGGATGATGAGAATTATAAATTGAATGGTTTATTAACGATTAAAGGTATCAGCAAAGAAGTATTTCTGGAAGTGGAATTTGGAGGAATAAAAACAGATCCCGATGGCAATGAAAAAGCCGGGTTTTCTGTTGCAGGAAAAATTAACCGTAAAGATTGGGGATTGAGCTGGAATGCCGCGCTTCAAGCCGGCGGCGTTTTGGTGAGCGATGATGTGAAAATGAATGCAGAAATGCAATTCATCAAACTGGCTTAA
- a CDS encoding Crp/Fnr family transcriptional regulator: MTEQEFSAFSELFFVKNFDKKIYLTEPGEICNYIYFVLKGSCVSYITNIKGDKHVVQFALEGYWISDLYSFFSGKESIFTLEALEPLQVVVLNRQNFMKACDTIPVMERFFRILIQNAYVSLQHRLAITNSEEAERRYEEFAKKNPLLIQRIPQYLIASYLGIKPQSLSRIRKERAQKK; the protein is encoded by the coding sequence GTGACAGAACAGGAATTTTCCGCATTCTCAGAATTGTTTTTTGTAAAAAATTTTGACAAGAAAATTTATCTGACTGAGCCGGGAGAAATATGTAATTACATCTACTTTGTTTTGAAAGGTTCATGTGTGTCCTATATAACCAATATAAAAGGCGACAAACATGTAGTTCAATTTGCTTTGGAAGGATATTGGATTTCGGATCTCTATAGTTTTTTCTCTGGTAAGGAATCAATTTTTACACTTGAAGCACTTGAGCCCTTACAGGTAGTGGTGTTGAACCGACAAAACTTTATGAAAGCCTGCGATACCATCCCGGTCATGGAAAGATTTTTCAGAATTCTTATTCAAAACGCTTATGTTTCACTGCAACATCGTCTCGCAATCACCAATAGTGAAGAGGCCGAAAGACGTTACGAGGAATTCGCGAAAAAAAATCCATTGCTGATTCAGAGAATACCTCAGTATCTCATCGCCTCTTATCTTGGGATCAAACCGCAATCTCTTAGCCGGATCCGTAAGGAAAGAGCACAAAAGAAGTGA
- a CDS encoding T9SS type A sorting domain-containing protein translates to MKSFIFLFSLVFFFCSENLNAQNQLQTWTGIIDTSFNNPGNWISSGSVQTPDCSIDILIVPATNQPVISGNQSVGSIDIQAGATLKIKSNASVYTCGNIANNGSIIAENSSTIILQDTSTQHLSGNLIGTNSLYQLIVSKSNGSIEADTNIEIRNDLSLSNPTSVFRLNSNSLYLGGSLLNNIGPSNFIASNTGHVHFNGNTNQVIFSFFNENVLIDTVSIEKPNGDVILSTHAGNLVVGKKLNLVSGKIFTGIQEVEMLNVDTAAVSNGNLFSYVLGNLRRQIDYSLTLQLPATYFFPVGGTFYELLEIRLKSILHPHTLVVRFEGSPVLPGLSPSANNCDNTYDLVNHLDHGYWRILKDSNPTGIFEIGLHNIGYTNNAGAYWTVVEQDTNNFPPGVYDWQLNGVCVVGSTNMLTLRDSMTVFNKYYAVAQGVIPYTGLSDLGTNSCVRCGIFPNPVPRDRVATLRLFSNHQQTVHLEIFDPQGKLVDKHPIALNSGENEIPLNVHGFSPGVYFIKTKSASENFPVMRLEME, encoded by the coding sequence ATGAAAAGTTTCATTTTTCTTTTCTCTCTTGTGTTTTTCTTTTGTTCTGAAAATTTGAATGCACAGAATCAATTGCAAACCTGGACCGGAATTATCGATACAAGTTTTAACAATCCCGGAAACTGGATTTCCAGCGGCAGTGTACAAACTCCTGATTGTTCCATCGATATATTGATAGTACCTGCGACAAATCAACCTGTAATTTCAGGAAACCAATCTGTCGGGTCAATAGACATTCAGGCCGGTGCAACATTGAAAATAAAGAGCAACGCATCGGTATATACATGTGGCAACATTGCAAACAATGGTTCAATAATTGCTGAAAATTCTTCAACCATCATTTTACAAGACACAAGCACACAACACCTTTCGGGAAATCTTATTGGAACAAATAGTCTGTACCAACTGATCGTTTCCAAAAGCAACGGAAGTATCGAAGCTGACACAAACATTGAAATCCGAAATGATTTATCACTTTCAAATCCAACATCTGTTTTTCGACTGAACAGCAACTCACTTTATCTCGGCGGTAGTTTGTTGAACAATATTGGTCCTTCAAATTTCATTGCATCAAATACCGGTCATGTACATTTTAATGGCAATACAAATCAGGTAATTTTTAGTTTTTTCAATGAGAATGTTTTGATTGATACAGTCAGTATAGAAAAACCAAACGGAGATGTCATTCTAAGCACTCATGCAGGCAACCTGGTAGTCGGAAAAAAACTGAATCTGGTTTCCGGAAAAATTTTTACAGGAATTCAGGAAGTAGAGATGCTGAATGTTGATACAGCTGCTGTGTCAAATGGGAATTTATTTAGTTATGTACTGGGCAACTTACGTCGTCAAATTGATTACAGCCTTACTTTACAATTACCGGCAACTTATTTCTTCCCTGTAGGTGGTACTTTTTATGAATTGCTGGAGATCAGACTGAAATCCATTCTTCATCCACATACTCTTGTTGTTCGTTTTGAAGGTTCCCCAGTGCTGCCGGGATTAAGTCCATCAGCAAACAACTGCGACAATACGTACGATTTGGTAAATCATCTCGATCATGGCTATTGGAGAATTTTAAAAGACAGTAATCCTACAGGCATTTTTGAAATCGGATTGCATAACATTGGATATACGAATAATGCCGGAGCTTACTGGACGGTTGTGGAGCAAGACACCAATAATTTTCCTCCGGGAGTATATGACTGGCAACTTAATGGTGTTTGTGTGGTTGGTAGCACCAACATGTTAACTCTTCGTGATTCTATGACAGTTTTCAATAAATACTATGCTGTAGCACAGGGAGTAATTCCCTACACCGGGTTGAGTGATCTCGGCACGAATTCATGTGTCCGGTGTGGAATTTTCCCTAACCCTGTCCCCAGAGATCGGGTAGCAACCTTGCGATTGTTTTCTAATCATCAACAAACCGTGCACCTGGAGATTTTCGATCCGCAGGGAAAGTTGGTAGACAAACACCCAATTGCCCTGAATTCCGGAGAAAACGAAATCCCGTTGAATGTTCATGGATTTTCTCCCGGTGTTTATTTCATAAAAACGAAATCAGCAAGTGAGAATTTCCCCGTCATGAGACTTGAGATGGAGTAA
- a CDS encoding gliding motility-associated C-terminal domain-containing protein, translating to MRKLYFFLILIILATKANAQDDCSFATPLCGGFQAQGSTVGTTLAVNDPALDCGDNTVNNSVWFTIDGINNGIATVVVSGIDNNPGLEMEIYTGGCGSLAPVAGACTSGNGPAGSMTLNFAVSSGITYYIMVDGSAGNEEAFTIVATATNNAIVGAPQTQFTTNVLRGCTPLTFSVINQTVLYGGTNITYDWTIDTGTPIPGSGLDTNFTLAGVGQHNVLLNVCNDECGCVGSTRSVTVQELYPVIDATPTLSCLGTPVDFSGSASILPAFPPTNPNVTLWQWNFGDPNSGGSNTATGQNVQHTFVGPGNSFTVTLTANGTCGPEVTTQVITMRPKPVIDPGAPQTVCEDQDFNLSATVSNGSSPILYNWGGPGIFSCPTCSTTTLSGVPPGGPYSVTIDIIDSIGCTADTTVDVTVNPKPLISAGPDLQVCRYDVVAIDAFPIAGTQPLSYTWTPSTGLVNDTLANTFATVSAPITYCVTAVDPIGCTSDPACVDIALYLPPTITPTTATLCASQPVLQNDFVIAGIAPGSPISWVLSPNYSLITNSSPDSSDITVTFPPGIAASYSFTAIVDDSNTGCRDTVSTSFTITPGLNMSISGATQICEGDATPLTASGATTYSWSSTPAYTFADPTQAVQNVNPTVTTTFTVSGTTGSCTDQTTHVVTVNAKPVSAVAPIPPFCGCDTVTLNGTGSTPGMTYFWISAIGYIVAAPNSLNTTVIPCSNDVMTLRVTDPATGCFRDSAVNVSSRPKPNSVANVVPNLICNGVSTVIALDGTGSNTSSNTVYDWSSNSIGVPITDTTAFSTTATVGGTTVFYLTVTDSLGCDSTATDTVNIYPVPTFTASNPFICTSDPVLQSILSVNGATPGSNFNWTVIPGCVSPSSSSNATDTFDFSTCGPNVYNFAVTVTDIGTNCISSLNQDITVLSGVVLSVSSDPTICEGDSATLFASGANTYSWSNGYTTDTIRVGGLTAAGSPHTFTVTGSVGTCNDSRTINVFVNPIPATGPITGSISVCANDTAVSYAVSPTGGNYTWSITGGTIDSGQNSDSIVVSWDSAGVGTLSVVDTNAFGCPGPVQTLNVTINPLPDSSNAIQGPSPVCENSIQTYFVNANAGSSYVFFATGGTLLSQANNLVTIQWLSAGLGTVTMYEVNATNCIGPVLNYDVVINPRPQPAAIDGLASVCDSSTEIYTVPFNAGSTYNWSVIGGTITNISANQDSLQVYWAGSGTSSVDVSETNSFGCTSDTTTISVAVNIRPQAIAQPDSATICQNNAFQISGNVNIGNILWTSSGTGTFSDSTTASPMYTPSAQDTGYITLTMVVSSAPCENDTADVVLYVSQAPVVTVSGTLNTLCYGQVDTISATGGGTYLWMPGGFSDSTIIVQPLVSTQYTVTVTNSFNCATTDTLDVTVIPPGIPSAGPDLLICLGDSVLLNGTQQNAGGLIWSTLGNGTFSPANNIPTPYYVPGAADTSAGFAQIVLTTTGACLNLTDTLLLNITGIPSVNAGPDTVITSGPTSGVSLPLTPLVINSPGVIWTSTGSGTFSPSDTAVNATYTPSEADFGLDSIFITVTTTGGCITASDRFKIEFTLFTIPNVFTPYPNSPGFNDYFEIKNLPVNSKLKIWDRWGLVVFVTDNYRNDWDAALLKSDIYYYLLTLENEKEYHGWIRVQRD from the coding sequence ATGCGGAAATTATACTTCTTCTTAATCCTGATCATCCTTGCCACAAAGGCGAATGCCCAGGATGACTGCTCCTTTGCAACGCCACTCTGTGGCGGCTTTCAGGCACAAGGCTCTACCGTTGGAACAACTCTGGCGGTCAATGACCCTGCCCTTGATTGTGGCGACAATACCGTAAACAACAGTGTGTGGTTTACTATTGATGGTATCAACAATGGAATCGCAACGGTGGTGGTTTCCGGAATTGACAACAATCCGGGACTTGAAATGGAAATTTACACCGGCGGCTGTGGTTCACTGGCTCCTGTAGCCGGCGCCTGTACCTCCGGAAACGGACCGGCAGGAAGTATGACCCTCAACTTTGCAGTCTCATCCGGAATCACGTATTACATCATGGTAGACGGGAGCGCCGGAAATGAAGAGGCATTTACAATCGTTGCTACTGCTACCAATAACGCGATCGTTGGTGCTCCGCAAACTCAGTTCACCACCAATGTCCTTCGGGGTTGTACGCCACTGACTTTTTCCGTCATCAATCAAACGGTTCTTTATGGCGGAACAAACATCACTTACGACTGGACCATTGATACCGGAACTCCTATCCCGGGGTCCGGACTGGATACCAATTTTACTCTTGCCGGTGTTGGTCAGCACAACGTTTTGCTGAATGTATGCAATGACGAATGCGGTTGTGTGGGATCTACACGTTCTGTAACCGTGCAGGAACTTTACCCTGTGATCGATGCGACTCCTACCCTGTCTTGTCTGGGTACTCCGGTAGATTTCTCCGGGTCAGCCTCCATCCTGCCTGCATTTCCACCGACAAATCCTAATGTCACTCTTTGGCAATGGAATTTTGGTGACCCTAATTCCGGCGGATCCAATACTGCGACCGGTCAGAACGTACAACACACCTTCGTCGGACCGGGAAATTCATTCACCGTCACCCTTACTGCCAATGGAACTTGCGGACCGGAAGTTACCACGCAGGTAATTACCATGCGTCCAAAACCTGTCATCGATCCCGGAGCTCCGCAAACGGTTTGTGAGGATCAGGATTTCAACCTGAGCGCGACGGTTAGCAATGGTTCTTCTCCAATCCTGTACAACTGGGGCGGCCCCGGAATTTTCTCTTGTCCAACCTGCTCCACGACTACTCTCAGTGGCGTTCCTCCGGGAGGTCCATATTCTGTGACGATTGATATCATCGATTCTATTGGCTGTACCGCCGACACAACTGTTGATGTAACCGTAAATCCAAAACCCCTCATCAGCGCGGGGCCTGATCTGCAGGTTTGCCGTTACGATGTGGTCGCGATTGATGCCTTTCCAATAGCAGGTACACAGCCATTGTCATACACCTGGACTCCATCCACCGGGCTTGTCAATGATACATTGGCGAATACTTTCGCGACAGTTTCCGCGCCGATCACTTATTGTGTCACTGCTGTCGATCCTATCGGTTGTACATCGGATCCTGCATGTGTGGATATCGCACTGTACCTTCCTCCAACCATCACACCCACTACGGCAACACTTTGTGCTTCACAACCTGTTTTGCAAAATGATTTTGTCATTGCCGGAATAGCTCCCGGCTCTCCGATTTCCTGGGTCTTGTCACCGAATTATTCTTTGATCACAAATTCAAGCCCTGATTCATCCGACATCACGGTTACATTTCCTCCCGGGATAGCGGCCTCTTACTCCTTCACAGCCATTGTAGATGACTCGAACACAGGTTGTCGTGATACTGTTTCAACTTCCTTTACAATAACACCCGGACTGAACATGAGTATCAGTGGAGCCACTCAAATCTGTGAAGGTGACGCGACACCCTTAACAGCCAGCGGAGCCACTACTTACAGCTGGAGTTCCACACCGGCCTATACTTTTGCGGATCCCACTCAGGCGGTACAAAATGTGAACCCGACAGTCACGACGACATTCACAGTGAGTGGTACCACCGGAAGCTGTACCGATCAAACGACACATGTTGTTACGGTCAATGCAAAACCTGTTTCAGCAGTTGCACCCATCCCACCCTTCTGCGGATGCGACACAGTGACATTGAACGGAACAGGCAGTACACCGGGAATGACATATTTCTGGATCAGCGCGATCGGTTATATTGTCGCTGCACCGAATTCACTGAACACTACAGTTATTCCTTGTTCGAATGATGTCATGACTTTGCGTGTGACTGATCCTGCAACAGGATGTTTCCGCGACAGTGCAGTCAATGTATCATCAAGGCCGAAGCCAAATTCCGTTGCGAATGTTGTCCCCAACCTGATTTGTAATGGCGTTTCAACAGTTATTGCTCTGGATGGAACCGGCAGCAACACCAGTTCAAACACTGTTTACGATTGGTCCAGCAACAGCATCGGTGTACCGATTACAGACACCACCGCTTTTTCTACGACTGCCACTGTTGGCGGGACGACAGTATTTTATCTCACTGTAACAGATTCACTCGGTTGCGATTCTACCGCAACAGATACTGTAAACATTTATCCTGTTCCGACTTTCACTGCAAGCAATCCATTCATTTGTACTTCTGATCCGGTATTGCAATCCATTCTCAGTGTCAATGGCGCGACGCCGGGTTCAAATTTCAACTGGACCGTAATCCCCGGTTGTGTATCACCTTCATCGAGTTCAAATGCAACAGATACTTTTGATTTTTCAACCTGTGGACCCAATGTCTATAACTTCGCTGTCACTGTAACGGATATTGGAACCAATTGCATCAGCAGCCTGAATCAGGACATCACCGTTCTCAGTGGTGTTGTACTCAGTGTATCATCAGATCCGACAATTTGCGAAGGAGATTCGGCTACCTTGTTTGCAAGCGGAGCGAATACCTATTCCTGGAGCAACGGATACACAACGGATACCATTCGTGTTGGCGGGTTGACTGCTGCCGGTTCACCTCACACATTCACGGTCACCGGCTCTGTGGGAACATGTAACGACAGCAGAACAATCAATGTCTTTGTAAATCCAATTCCTGCAACAGGACCGATTACAGGATCCATTTCTGTTTGCGCGAATGACACAGCGGTTTCTTATGCCGTCAGTCCGACAGGCGGAAATTACACCTGGAGCATTACCGGTGGAACGATCGACAGCGGACAAAACAGCGACAGCATTGTTGTCAGCTGGGATTCTGCAGGAGTCGGAACATTGAGTGTTGTGGATACAAACGCATTTGGTTGTCCGGGACCCGTGCAGACATTAAACGTCACCATCAATCCGTTGCCGGATTCCTCCAACGCGATCCAGGGTCCATCACCGGTTTGCGAAAACAGCATTCAAACCTATTTCGTGAACGCGAATGCCGGATCGAGCTATGTATTTTTTGCCACCGGAGGAACACTGCTGAGCCAGGCGAATAATCTTGTTACGATTCAATGGCTTTCAGCCGGACTTGGAACAGTGACCATGTACGAAGTAAACGCGACGAATTGTATCGGACCTGTTTTGAATTACGATGTCGTTATCAATCCGCGCCCACAACCCGCGGCGATTGATGGACTTGCGTCTGTTTGCGACAGCAGTACCGAAATTTATACCGTACCATTCAATGCAGGCTCTACATACAACTGGTCTGTAATTGGCGGAACGATCACCAACATCAGCGCGAACCAGGATAGTTTGCAGGTTTACTGGGCAGGTTCAGGAACATCCTCTGTTGATGTGAGTGAGACTAACTCTTTCGGTTGCACGAGCGATACGACAACCATCAGTGTGGCGGTCAACATTCGTCCGCAGGCAATCGCTCAGCCCGACTCAGCAACAATTTGTCAGAACAATGCTTTCCAGATTTCAGGAAATGTCAACATCGGAAATATCCTCTGGACCTCTTCCGGTACGGGAACATTCAGCGATTCAACAACTGCTTCTCCGATGTACACGCCAAGTGCTCAAGATACCGGTTACATCACCCTGACAATGGTAGTATCGAGCGCGCCTTGTGAAAACGATACCGCGGATGTTGTTTTGTATGTTTCGCAGGCACCTGTTGTTACGGTTAGCGGAACGCTCAACACTTTGTGTTACGGACAAGTGGATACCATCTCCGCGACCGGAGGTGGTACTTATCTGTGGATGCCGGGCGGGTTCAGTGATTCAACGATCATTGTTCAGCCACTTGTGTCTACACAATACACAGTGACAGTAACCAACAGTTTCAACTGCGCGACAACGGATACACTCGATGTAACAGTGATTCCTCCAGGAATTCCGAGTGCCGGTCCGGATCTTCTGATTTGTTTGGGTGACAGTGTGCTCTTAAACGGTACACAGCAGAATGCAGGTGGATTAATCTGGTCAACATTGGGCAACGGGACCTTCTCGCCGGCGAATAACATTCCAACGCCTTACTATGTTCCGGGAGCGGCTGATACATCTGCAGGCTTTGCGCAAATTGTACTGACAACAACCGGTGCCTGCCTGAACCTCACCGATACATTGTTGCTTAACATCACGGGTATCCCTTCTGTGAATGCCGGTCCGGATACGGTGATTACATCCGGCCCGACATCCGGCGTGAGTCTTCCGCTTACACCACTGGTAATAAATTCACCGGGAGTAATCTGGACAAGCACAGGATCGGGAACATTTAGTCCGAGTGATACAGCGGTCAATGCAACGTATACGCCCAGTGAAGCGGACTTTGGATTGGATTCCATTTTCATCACTGTTACAACTACAGGTGGATGTATCACGGCAAGTGATCGATTCAAAATAGAATTCACACTGTTCACAATTCCAAACGTCTTTACTCCGTATCCAAACTCACCGGGCTTCAATGATTATTTTGAAATCAAAAATTTACCGGTTAACAGCAAACTGAAAATCTGGGATCGATGGGGACTGGTTGTTTTTGTAACCGACAACTATCGCAACGATTGGGACGCGGCTCTTTTAAAATCGGACATCTATTACTACCTCCTGACATTGGAGAATGAAAAGGAATATCATGGGTGGATTAGGGTGCAGCGGGATTGA